A genomic region of Bradyrhizobium sp. ORS 278 contains the following coding sequences:
- a CDS encoding putative baseplate assembly protein codes for MSSTSRDAHPPECPCCGESAAARTPVEIFNRPGLKALSYRAGTYRQFKDTMLGRLGSSAAGLRSRQDTDFSIALLDAFACTADTLTFYQERIANECYLSTATERRSLVELGRLIDYEPRPGVAANAHLAFTVEDAPGAPEHAASPVAIAAGVKVQSIPGPGELPKTFETVEPIVAHPEWNAMRPQLTEPQLISTDMRAVLLKGTSSSLKPGDRILIVESEDPSQRIALEVVTVKAQPESGTTSVTLAYNPPEPRRWRWPRRPIHVFGPELISLTTLQVNTNVMSYRWRQADLDAFARVQGWSHRALMRNIRWQVAHRIFQPEAGVFSFRERAGIYGHNAPKPGANNTPGLPDGKTLADEAGANMERAIDLDRTYPEIIPGSWLLLKSPTSEHIIEQVEDSLELSRADYGLSGKVTRLLLNSDDSFSGLAVRETTVFAGSQRLDLAELPVVDDVEGNRVTLETVYLGLQVGQNVVVTGERSDLAGVVDHEVMTLAEVEFSDGRTTLVFSQDLSGSYLRDTVTINANVARATHGETVQETLGGGNASLANQAFMLRQPPVTHVSSNSPTGSSSTLQVRVNDLAWQEVPNLFNRAPEDRVYVTQIGDDGSTTVQFGDGINGARPPTGLDNVRATYRKGIGKGGNLDAGKLSLLLTRPAGVRNVVNPLPASGGADPETADSIRRNAPLTIMTMDRIVSLQDYEDFARAFAGIEKAMAVPWASTGQAPGVFITVAGPDGASVDPGSPIMVNLLAAIRSGSAPHVPLEVRSYRRAYFEVTATIMVQADHETDPVVAAVEAALRVSFSFDARAFGQPVMLSEVMAVMQAVPGVIAVDVDQLSRIDDHHRRRELLPPAAIAAATAEIRRDGSLLAAELLTLDPRPVHLRGERR; via the coding sequence ATGAGCAGCACATCGCGAGACGCTCACCCTCCGGAGTGTCCCTGCTGCGGCGAAAGCGCTGCAGCCCGAACGCCGGTCGAGATCTTCAATCGGCCCGGCTTGAAGGCGCTGAGCTACCGCGCCGGAACCTACCGGCAGTTCAAGGACACGATGCTGGGGCGCCTCGGCAGCAGCGCGGCAGGCCTGCGCAGCCGGCAGGATACCGACTTCTCCATTGCGCTGCTCGATGCCTTTGCCTGCACGGCGGACACGCTGACCTTCTATCAGGAGCGCATCGCCAATGAGTGCTATCTCTCGACGGCCACCGAGCGGCGCTCGTTGGTCGAGCTTGGGCGGTTGATCGATTACGAGCCGCGTCCCGGCGTGGCGGCAAATGCCCATCTCGCTTTCACGGTGGAAGACGCTCCCGGCGCGCCCGAGCATGCCGCATCGCCGGTTGCGATCGCGGCCGGCGTGAAGGTGCAGAGCATCCCGGGTCCTGGCGAACTGCCGAAGACGTTCGAGACCGTGGAGCCGATCGTCGCGCATCCCGAATGGAACGCGATGCGGCCGCAGCTCACCGAGCCGCAGCTCATCTCCACGGACATGCGCGCGGTGCTGCTGAAGGGGACCAGCAGCAGCCTCAAGCCGGGGGACCGCATTCTGATCGTCGAGAGCGAAGATCCGTCGCAGCGCATCGCACTCGAGGTCGTCACCGTGAAGGCGCAACCCGAGAGCGGCACGACCTCGGTGACCCTGGCTTACAACCCGCCGGAGCCCCGACGCTGGCGCTGGCCGCGACGGCCGATCCACGTCTTCGGGCCGGAGCTGATCAGCCTCACAACCCTGCAAGTCAACACCAACGTCATGAGCTATCGGTGGCGTCAGGCGGATCTCGACGCGTTCGCACGCGTGCAGGGTTGGTCCCACCGCGCCCTGATGCGGAACATCAGATGGCAGGTCGCGCATCGGATATTCCAGCCGGAGGCAGGTGTGTTCTCGTTTCGCGAGCGGGCCGGCATCTATGGTCATAATGCGCCGAAGCCCGGCGCCAACAATACGCCGGGACTGCCGGACGGCAAGACGCTGGCTGACGAGGCCGGTGCGAACATGGAGCGCGCGATCGATCTCGACCGCACCTACCCCGAGATCATCCCGGGAAGCTGGCTGCTGCTGAAGAGCCCGACCAGTGAGCACATCATTGAGCAGGTCGAGGACAGCCTCGAATTGTCACGCGCCGATTATGGCTTGAGCGGAAAAGTCACGCGCCTGCTGCTGAACTCGGATGACAGCTTTAGCGGGCTTGCGGTCCGCGAGACGACGGTGTTCGCCGGCAGCCAGCGACTCGATCTCGCGGAACTGCCGGTCGTCGACGACGTCGAGGGCAACCGCGTCACGCTCGAGACCGTCTATCTTGGACTTCAGGTCGGGCAGAATGTCGTCGTCACGGGTGAGCGCTCCGATCTGGCGGGGGTCGTCGACCACGAGGTGATGACCCTGGCCGAGGTCGAGTTCAGCGACGGACGCACCACCCTGGTGTTCTCGCAGGATCTGTCCGGAAGCTATCTGCGCGACACCGTGACCATCAATGCCAACGTCGCACGCGCCACGCATGGCGAGACGGTGCAGGAGACGCTGGGCGGCGGCAATGCTTCGCTCGCCAACCAGGCTTTCATGCTGCGGCAGCCGCCGGTCACCCATGTCAGCAGCAATTCGCCGACCGGGAGCAGTTCGACCCTGCAGGTCCGGGTCAATGACCTCGCCTGGCAGGAGGTGCCGAACCTGTTCAACCGTGCGCCCGAGGACCGCGTCTATGTCACGCAGATCGGCGACGACGGCTCGACGACGGTGCAGTTCGGGGACGGCATCAACGGCGCCCGTCCGCCCACCGGCCTCGACAATGTTCGCGCCACCTACCGCAAAGGCATCGGCAAGGGCGGCAACCTCGACGCCGGCAAGCTGAGCCTGTTGCTCACGCGGCCGGCCGGCGTGCGGAACGTGGTCAATCCGCTGCCCGCGAGCGGCGGCGCCGATCCCGAGACCGCCGACAGCATCCGGCGCAACGCGCCGCTGACGATCATGACGATGGACCGCATCGTCTCGCTGCAGGACTACGAGGATTTCGCACGCGCTTTCGCCGGCATCGAGAAGGCGATGGCGGTGCCTTGGGCCTCGACCGGGCAGGCGCCTGGCGTCTTCATCACGGTCGCAGGGCCGGACGGCGCCAGCGTCGATCCCGGCAGCCCGATCATGGTCAATCTGTTGGCCGCAATCCGGTCTGGCTCGGCGCCGCATGTGCCGCTCGAGGTGAGGTCCTATCGCAGGGCTTACTTCGAGGTCACCGCGACGATCATGGTCCAGGCCGACCATGAGACCGATCCGGTCGTCGCCGCCGTCGAGGCCGCGTTGCGCGTCAGCTTCTCCTTCGATGCGCGCGCGTTCGGCCAGCCGGTGATGTTGAGCGAAGTGATGGCGGTGATGCAGGCCGTGCCGGGCGTCATCGCGGTCGATGTCGATCAGCTCAGCCGCATCGACGATCATCATCGCCGCAGGGAGCTGCTGCCGCCGGCCGCGATTGCCGCCGCCACGGCGGAGATCCGGCGGGACGGCAGCCTGCTGGCGGCCGAGCTGCTGACGCTCGATCCGCGTCCGGTGCATCTCAGGGGAGAGCGGCGATGA
- a CDS encoding putative baseplate assembly protein has protein sequence MRPYFCCDDVRRNAVRASANLNGIDFLEVVDSDAATPADRQRVLRLAFVKAPPPGLTPANVVITGGERIRNVAADKVGYEGNAVVIHLNAYGDYSPYRLQLVGATGSSFDPKTLDPILSGIDFAFKVECPSEFDCGAPPDPAAAPAARGPDIDYLTKDYTGYRQLMLDRLTALSPQWTERNPADLGVALVETLAFVADQLSYRQDAVATEAYLATARRRVSVRRHARLVDYIMHDGINARAFVHIGVSADLTVPKATKLLTGMSGQPVRASAVSMAAPGVQRGVETFETMADTKLFAAHNILPFYTWGSGRCVLPTGATRAALKGRFPSLQPGMVLVFEEIAGRRTGLAQDADPLQRHLVQLTKVTATSDPIGGAFDQPPTTQSVDVTEIEWASEDALPCALWISAQAAQPDGSTKPVVVATARGNMVLADHGATLPGAEDLGKVPESRLSYLPQPATPCDIADARPLPPRFRPRLKETALIHVPPYDAARPPTSARAALNPSIGDAIPQISLTSNDGVRQAVWKPQRDLLNSEPDERHFVVETETDGTAWVRFGDDTHGSRPIAGTAFSATYRVGNALRGNVAAEAICQAVISDPAVQTVRNPLPARGGRAPEQIDDVRRKAPFAFRTQARAVTPADYEALAATHPKVQRAAAVLRWTGSWMTVLLTIDRRGGEAVDDTFESEIRAFVEPYRLTGHDLEVNGPDFVALEIAARVSVAANHFRSDVKADLLRLFGNGVLPDGRLAVFHPDNFTFGQPVYLSALYAAALGVDGVAAIQITTFQRQGQPSSAALMRGRLDLGRFEIARLDNNPDYPERGVFRLTMEGGK, from the coding sequence ATGAGGCCGTATTTCTGTTGCGATGATGTCAGGCGCAATGCGGTCAGGGCGTCGGCCAATCTCAATGGCATCGATTTTCTGGAGGTCGTCGACAGCGATGCGGCGACGCCGGCCGACCGGCAACGCGTGCTGCGGCTCGCCTTCGTCAAGGCGCCGCCGCCGGGACTGACGCCGGCCAATGTGGTGATCACGGGCGGCGAACGCATCCGCAATGTCGCGGCGGACAAGGTCGGCTATGAGGGCAACGCCGTCGTCATCCACCTCAACGCCTATGGTGATTATTCGCCGTATCGGCTGCAACTGGTCGGCGCCACCGGCAGCAGCTTCGATCCCAAGACGCTGGATCCAATCCTGTCGGGAATCGATTTCGCATTCAAGGTGGAGTGCCCGAGCGAGTTCGATTGCGGTGCGCCGCCGGACCCGGCCGCGGCGCCCGCGGCGAGGGGTCCTGATATCGACTACCTCACCAAGGACTACACCGGATATCGGCAGCTGATGCTCGATCGCCTGACAGCGCTCAGCCCGCAATGGACGGAGCGCAATCCGGCCGATCTCGGCGTCGCCCTGGTGGAGACCCTGGCCTTCGTCGCAGATCAATTGAGCTATCGACAGGATGCGGTGGCGACCGAGGCCTATCTCGCCACGGCGCGGCGGCGGGTCTCGGTCAGGCGTCACGCCCGGCTCGTCGACTACATCATGCATGACGGGATCAACGCGCGCGCCTTCGTACATATCGGCGTGTCCGCCGATCTGACGGTGCCGAAAGCGACGAAGCTGCTGACCGGGATGAGCGGACAGCCGGTTCGCGCATCGGCCGTTTCGATGGCGGCGCCCGGCGTGCAGCGCGGCGTCGAGACATTCGAGACCATGGCGGACACGAAGCTGTTCGCCGCGCACAACATCCTGCCGTTCTATACTTGGGGCAGCGGCCGATGCGTGCTGCCGACGGGGGCAACCCGCGCCGCCTTGAAGGGACGCTTCCCGAGCCTGCAGCCCGGCATGGTCCTGGTGTTCGAGGAAATCGCCGGGCGGCGCACGGGTCTGGCCCAGGATGCGGATCCGTTGCAGCGCCATCTCGTGCAACTCACCAAGGTCACCGCGACGAGCGATCCGATCGGCGGCGCCTTCGATCAGCCGCCGACGACCCAATCGGTCGATGTCACCGAGATCGAATGGGCATCGGAGGACGCGCTGCCATGCGCGCTCTGGATTAGTGCCCAGGCGGCTCAGCCTGATGGCAGCACGAAGCCGGTCGTAGTCGCAACCGCGCGCGGCAACATGGTGTTGGCGGATCACGGCGCGACGCTGCCGGGGGCGGAGGACCTCGGCAAGGTCCCGGAATCGCGGCTGAGCTATCTGCCGCAACCCGCAACACCCTGTGATATTGCCGACGCGCGGCCGCTGCCGCCGCGGTTCCGGCCGCGATTGAAGGAGACTGCGCTGATTCATGTCCCGCCCTATGATGCTGCGCGCCCTCCGACATCGGCCCGTGCCGCGTTGAATCCGTCGATCGGCGACGCGATTCCGCAGATCAGCCTGACGAGCAACGACGGTGTCCGACAGGCCGTGTGGAAGCCGCAGCGCGACCTGCTCAACAGCGAGCCGGATGAACGTCATTTCGTCGTCGAGACGGAGACCGACGGAACGGCATGGGTGCGGTTCGGCGACGACACCCATGGCAGCCGCCCGATCGCCGGCACGGCCTTCAGCGCGACCTATCGGGTCGGCAATGCGCTGCGCGGCAATGTTGCGGCGGAGGCGATCTGTCAGGCCGTCATCAGCGATCCCGCGGTGCAGACCGTGCGCAATCCATTGCCGGCGCGTGGCGGCCGCGCGCCGGAGCAGATCGACGATGTCCGCCGCAAGGCTCCGTTTGCGTTCCGGACGCAGGCGCGCGCGGTCACGCCGGCCGATTATGAAGCACTGGCGGCGACCCATCCGAAGGTGCAGCGCGCTGCAGCCGTGCTGCGCTGGACCGGAAGCTGGATGACGGTGCTCCTGACCATCGACCGGCGCGGTGGTGAAGCGGTGGATGACACGTTCGAGTCCGAGATCCGCGCTTTCGTCGAGCCGTATCGTCTGACCGGTCACGACCTCGAAGTGAACGGGCCCGACTTCGTCGCGCTGGAGATCGCAGCGCGCGTCAGCGTCGCGGCCAATCACTTCCGGTCGGACGTGAAGGCGGACCTGTTGCGGCTGTTCGGCAACGGCGTGCTGCCTGACGGACGGCTTGCCGTGTTTCACCCCGACAATTTCACCTTCGGTCAGCCTGTCTATCTCAGCGCGCTCTATGCGGCCGCGCTCGGGGTCGACGGCGTCGCCGCGATCCAGATCACGACCTTTCAACGTCAAGGCCAGCCGAGCAGCGCGGCGCTGATGCGAGGACGGCTCGATCTCGGACGCTTCGAGATCGCGCGGCTGGACAACAATCCCGACTATCCCGAGCGCGGCGTGTTTCGTCTGACGATGGAGGGCGGCAAATGA
- a CDS encoding GPW/gp25 family protein has product MTSLAYPYQFDGTGGTAATTLDDHIRDLIEQTLFTSPGERVNRPTFGTGVMQLVFAPNSDALSAATQFLVQGALQQWLGDLIHVEGVAVESQDAALRVTVQYLVRRTQQRQSVQFSKDIQP; this is encoded by the coding sequence ATGACCAGCCTCGCTTATCCCTACCAGTTCGACGGCACCGGCGGCACCGCCGCGACTACGCTCGACGATCACATCCGCGACCTGATCGAGCAGACCCTGTTCACCTCACCCGGCGAACGTGTCAACCGGCCGACTTTCGGCACAGGCGTGATGCAGCTGGTCTTCGCCCCCAACAGCGACGCCCTGTCGGCGGCGACCCAGTTCCTGGTGCAGGGCGCATTACAGCAATGGCTCGGCGACCTGATCCATGTCGAGGGCGTCGCGGTCGAGAGCCAGGACGCCGCGCTCCGGGTGACCGTGCAATACCTCGTACGCCGCACGCAGCAGCGGCAGAGCGTCCAGTTCTCCAAGGACATCCAGCCATGA
- a CDS encoding phage baseplate assembly protein V, protein MSQYFGKYRGTVANNIDPMMMGRVQVKVPSVLGSGQLSWAMPCVPYAGAGVGFFAIPPKDANVWVEFEGGNTDHPIWSGCFWGVGELPSEALLPQVKVLKTDTATLTLSDVPGTGGITIETKSGKKIKMDMMAIEITDGKWSIKLEAASVTINGGALEVT, encoded by the coding sequence ATGAGTCAGTATTTCGGAAAATACCGCGGCACCGTCGCCAACAACATCGATCCGATGATGATGGGACGGGTCCAGGTCAAGGTGCCCTCGGTGCTCGGCTCGGGCCAGCTCAGCTGGGCCATGCCGTGCGTGCCTTATGCAGGTGCGGGGGTCGGCTTCTTTGCCATCCCGCCGAAGGACGCCAACGTCTGGGTCGAGTTCGAGGGCGGCAACACCGACCACCCGATCTGGAGCGGCTGCTTCTGGGGCGTCGGCGAATTGCCGTCGGAAGCACTGCTGCCGCAGGTGAAGGTGCTCAAGACCGACACCGCGACCCTGACCTTGAGCGATGTACCGGGCACCGGCGGCATCACGATCGAGACCAAGAGCGGCAAGAAGATCAAGATGGACATGATGGCGATCGAGATCACCGACGGCAAATGGAGCATCAAGCTCGAAGCCGCCAGCGTCACGATCAATGGCGGCGCATTGGAGGTGACATGA
- a CDS encoding DUF4157 domain-containing protein: protein MSKRASLSVPASADRAARESNRVRQHGASRSHAEGAVGRGWSSPTPSLPPSRLRVGPADDVHEREAERAEQAVGATPLQSAAGLSPSPRRIQARAEQGATPHAPAGVDERIAAAAPEGRPLPPEQRTFYEQRLGHDFSTVRIHAGPAAAEAASSVRAQAFTHGQNIYFGQHHFQPNATAGQRLIAHELAHTVQQRPNVIARRALDGAGPSEMPPTTSPEQAKTPSSVDVQPSLTTADDSAPAAAAPRAETAVSSGQDASSDATMKSAARIQALVRTAEADAGQATAEAGKAPDEGEAEQTGQRKGAAESPASEAIMAAQAAQASFEAQLAKLAERRSAEIRFRDVEPGKVEDGERRALRQRSLTAANAFLKDVGTHVEAIITPARELTAPVLSELGASTAAITAATKSQSDVLHGSADASRQKVRAQTAQARGTIVRKQKDGDASTSKTVQASRDQASKAKDGANKAIDKHADAEAKSIRMSYLKAKPPMRRVGAEAGGNATDAAARKSAALLGQRNGESTLLDGPLHDDRLEAAAEAAVQVGDEYAKSFQKSADEQADKLSESKPEVLGKVTEIAGQAKRGLDDQLKQVNDGADAFAKSASARSAKLAADLGLAAGRSGKQTAEAIDAAEAQQAGELVAFSATQVKALDHSVATGLSEMADGVAQTTDGLIDSMGEFITSAATMNPPDPDELSSSLAEISGQTAASAGSMGGKIQTIGPALVQSIATGRDQSVHMAAQVGANAIKAIDGTRESFVKGAVALNQQTVTGYDKLGKADEKSAKDVGTQAETGFADAARTTGENFKAFGDKVEENFALGRAQMLASLWGSGSKAQLDADMDKYGKEAADKVQPRWKKVLKWAITIIVIIAVIAITVATAGALGPVGVVLLGAALGAAAGAVTTIANNLIDGKKWSDGVVKAMIVGAIGGAVGGAGGVILKGVGSIALKIGLEFAINVAGGVLAEAVGSLAVGETINWTSALMGALIGAGIGAGLGIAGALKGKIRLTPVGDIAPPPQVKPQVEVPPQPSGRVRGLLEQAKILAPRPGSVPEVAPGVAPKDIAGVEPKISAPDVSQPAPANGVEPGPSPTAAAEPPAVVPEPAALRTPAAAPDQVTPAASAEPAPGISRPEPAGPPSQPEPSLSPDSVKRPIAGGRQQLPAATGEPGAVATEPPASTAPDNVYDLDAARRARAAAMEKAARQAEPRIKPDVAAKPKPSGPPVQAEPRVAPSHEGVAAEAGTPDNLRPISSARRARAAAAAQSAPQAEPQRQQLPVAAGGEGRVVEPADLGGGPNTAADKGSALDIRASANPGGRAEGARSSRGGTAARSVGQGAELTSQPIRGGGSRSGRGASGAERVGPPAVEADATVRQSAPSKSVDPAKTADPNTGTPESQAAAPEPREPDLPKTASSKPETQTAVPSDAAPTAAKDPLVAVKIRGNNKGEYWSEGSSNFKKNAGSATRPPNKDYVVLPKSQADALGFQPKGTPFKSTIEPRMSGGKQIESSGAGRETHPITARTTRKPPGAGSSPDPLEMPNADPSAQHAFPRTIGADVAQAHGYNGLLDAGELGVLRPGNVSTGGVDSITATVEGGKAKIYLNDFTSPGTSKPAKPTHGDWAKTLDAAAKQGRLSFGDPDIEQAIQQAVKDGEVYVRTVEVSLPEVATPGSGPKNGIAAPSIKLGAPTKVTRP, encoded by the coding sequence ATGAGCAAGCGCGCCAGCCTGTCTGTGCCAGCCTCCGCCGATCGTGCGGCAAGAGAGAGCAACCGCGTCAGGCAGCATGGCGCCTCGCGGTCCCATGCCGAAGGCGCGGTTGGGCGCGGGTGGTCGTCCCCGACGCCGTCGTTGCCGCCATCACGATTGCGGGTTGGCCCGGCCGACGATGTCCATGAGCGCGAGGCGGAGCGCGCCGAGCAGGCGGTCGGCGCGACACCTCTGCAATCGGCCGCAGGACTGTCACCATCGCCGCGGCGCATCCAGGCTCGGGCCGAGCAGGGCGCAACACCCCACGCGCCGGCTGGCGTCGATGAGCGGATCGCGGCGGCCGCGCCCGAGGGCCGCCCACTGCCGCCGGAGCAGCGGACCTTCTACGAGCAGCGCCTCGGTCACGACTTCAGCACCGTGCGTATTCACGCCGGTCCCGCCGCGGCCGAGGCGGCTTCGTCGGTTCGGGCGCAGGCCTTTACCCACGGCCAGAACATCTATTTCGGCCAGCACCACTTTCAGCCGAATGCGACCGCGGGCCAGAGACTGATCGCGCATGAACTGGCGCATACGGTCCAGCAGCGGCCCAACGTCATCGCGCGGCGGGCTCTGGATGGGGCAGGGCCGTCGGAGATGCCGCCAACCACGTCGCCCGAACAGGCCAAGACGCCGTCATCGGTGGACGTACAACCGTCGCTGACGACGGCCGACGACAGCGCTCCGGCGGCGGCAGCTCCGAGGGCGGAGACCGCTGTTTCGTCCGGGCAGGACGCGTCAAGCGATGCTACGATGAAATCCGCAGCCCGGATACAGGCGCTCGTCCGGACTGCCGAAGCCGATGCGGGTCAGGCGACGGCGGAGGCTGGCAAGGCACCTGACGAAGGCGAAGCCGAACAAACAGGCCAACGCAAGGGAGCGGCAGAGTCACCCGCGTCGGAGGCGATCATGGCGGCTCAGGCCGCTCAGGCAAGCTTCGAGGCTCAGCTTGCGAAGCTGGCGGAGCGCCGTAGCGCGGAGATCCGGTTTCGTGATGTTGAGCCTGGCAAGGTCGAGGATGGTGAGCGCCGGGCGCTCCGGCAACGCAGCCTGACGGCAGCCAACGCATTCCTGAAAGATGTGGGGACTCATGTCGAGGCGATCATCACGCCTGCGCGTGAGCTGACGGCACCTGTGTTGAGCGAACTCGGCGCATCCACTGCGGCAATCACGGCTGCTACCAAGTCGCAGTCGGACGTTTTGCACGGCTCCGCCGACGCATCCCGGCAAAAGGTCCGGGCGCAGACCGCGCAAGCGCGGGGCACGATCGTGCGCAAGCAGAAAGACGGTGACGCATCGACGTCGAAGACGGTTCAAGCCTCGCGGGATCAGGCCTCGAAAGCCAAGGATGGTGCGAACAAGGCGATCGACAAGCATGCCGATGCCGAGGCCAAGTCCATCAGGATGAGCTATCTAAAGGCCAAGCCGCCGATGCGCCGCGTCGGCGCAGAGGCTGGAGGCAATGCGACGGATGCGGCCGCTCGCAAATCGGCAGCGTTGTTGGGACAACGCAATGGCGAATCGACGCTGCTCGATGGCCCGCTACATGATGATCGGCTCGAGGCGGCGGCGGAAGCGGCCGTCCAGGTCGGCGACGAGTATGCCAAGAGCTTCCAGAAGTCGGCCGATGAGCAGGCCGACAAGCTCTCGGAGAGCAAGCCGGAGGTGCTTGGCAAGGTCACGGAGATTGCGGGACAGGCCAAGAGGGGCCTCGATGACCAGCTCAAGCAGGTGAATGACGGTGCCGACGCATTCGCCAAGAGTGCGTCGGCGCGTTCGGCGAAGCTCGCAGCCGATCTAGGCTTGGCTGCAGGCCGCAGCGGCAAGCAGACCGCTGAAGCCATCGACGCTGCCGAGGCCCAGCAGGCCGGCGAACTGGTCGCCTTCAGCGCCACGCAGGTGAAAGCCCTCGATCATTCCGTTGCAACGGGTCTGTCCGAAATGGCGGATGGTGTTGCCCAGACGACCGACGGGCTGATCGACTCGATGGGCGAATTCATAACCTCCGCCGCTACGATGAATCCGCCGGACCCAGACGAACTTTCGTCGTCGCTTGCCGAAATCAGCGGACAGACCGCGGCATCAGCGGGCAGCATGGGCGGCAAGATCCAGACCATCGGTCCGGCGCTCGTCCAGTCGATCGCGACCGGTCGTGATCAGTCGGTGCACATGGCGGCTCAGGTGGGTGCGAATGCAATCAAGGCTATCGATGGCACCCGAGAGTCGTTCGTCAAAGGTGCCGTGGCGTTGAATCAGCAGACGGTCACCGGATACGACAAGCTCGGCAAGGCGGACGAAAAGTCGGCAAAGGATGTCGGCACCCAGGCTGAGACCGGTTTTGCGGACGCTGCGCGCACCACGGGCGAGAACTTCAAGGCGTTTGGAGACAAGGTCGAGGAAAACTTTGCGCTGGGGCGGGCCCAGATGCTGGCAAGCCTCTGGGGCAGCGGGAGCAAAGCGCAGCTCGACGCCGACATGGACAAATACGGCAAGGAGGCGGCCGACAAGGTCCAGCCGCGTTGGAAGAAGGTCCTGAAGTGGGCGATCACCATCATCGTCATCATCGCGGTGATCGCGATCACCGTCGCCACCGCGGGGGCTCTCGGTCCGGTCGGTGTCGTTCTTCTGGGAGCCGCGCTCGGTGCCGCAGCCGGTGCCGTCACGACCATCGCCAATAACCTAATCGACGGCAAGAAATGGAGTGATGGCGTTGTCAAAGCGATGATCGTCGGCGCGATCGGTGGGGCGGTCGGTGGCGCCGGTGGCGTGATCCTGAAGGGCGTCGGCTCGATTGCGCTCAAGATTGGATTGGAGTTTGCGATCAACGTCGCCGGCGGCGTCCTCGCAGAGGCAGTCGGCAGTCTCGCGGTGGGAGAAACTATCAATTGGACCAGCGCTCTGATGGGGGCGCTGATCGGAGCCGGAATTGGCGCCGGGTTGGGCATCGCGGGCGCTCTGAAGGGAAAGATCCGGCTCACCCCGGTGGGTGACATCGCGCCGCCGCCCCAAGTGAAGCCGCAGGTCGAAGTGCCGCCGCAGCCGTCTGGTCGTGTGCGCGGCCTGCTCGAGCAGGCCAAGATCCTTGCGCCGCGTCCCGGAAGCGTTCCAGAGGTTGCCCCCGGCGTGGCGCCGAAGGACATCGCAGGCGTGGAGCCGAAGATCTCTGCCCCGGACGTATCACAGCCGGCTCCCGCCAATGGGGTTGAGCCCGGGCCTTCGCCTACGGCGGCAGCTGAGCCTCCGGCCGTCGTACCCGAGCCCGCTGCGCTGCGGACTCCAGCAGCCGCACCCGATCAGGTCACGCCGGCCGCTTCCGCCGAGCCGGCGCCGGGCATCTCGCGACCGGAGCCGGCAGGTCCGCCCTCGCAGCCGGAGCCCAGCCTTTCCCCAGACTCGGTCAAGCGGCCCATCGCCGGTGGACGACAGCAACTGCCGGCTGCAACCGGCGAGCCGGGCGCGGTCGCGACCGAGCCCCCGGCTAGCACCGCCCCGGACAATGTGTACGATCTCGATGCCGCGAGGCGTGCGCGCGCTGCGGCGATGGAGAAGGCCGCCCGGCAGGCTGAGCCGCGCATCAAGCCCGATGTCGCGGCGAAGCCAAAGCCGTCAGGGCCGCCGGTGCAGGCCGAGCCACGGGTTGCGCCAAGCCATGAAGGCGTCGCCGCGGAAGCGGGCACACCAGATAATCTGCGTCCCATCAGTTCGGCCCGACGCGCACGCGCGGCTGCTGCAGCGCAATCTGCCCCGCAGGCCGAGCCGCAGCGGCAACAACTTCCGGTGGCTGCAGGCGGAGAAGGAAGAGTAGTCGAACCTGCGGATCTTGGTGGCGGCCCAAACACTGCCGCTGACAAAGGCTCGGCGTTGGACATTCGAGCCTCGGCTAATCCCGGAGGGCGAGCTGAAGGAGCGCGGTCGTCGCGCGGGGGAACTGCCGCACGTTCTGTAGGACAAGGCGCCGAACTAACGTCGCAGCCAATACGGGGCGGCGGCTCGCGCTCGGGACGCGGAGCGTCCGGAGCAGAGCGGGTCGGTCCGCCTGCCGTTGAAGCGGACGCAACAGTCAGGCAGTCAGCGCCCAGCAAGTCCGTAGATCCTGCGAAGACGGCGGATCCGAACACGGGGACACCAGAGTCACAAGCTGCAGCGCCTGAACCACGCGAGCCGGATTTGCCCAAGACCGCATCGTCGAAACCAGAAACGCAAACTGCGGTGCCGAGTGATGCCGCTCCGACCGCCGCCAAGGACCCGCTGGTTGCGGTCAAGATCAGAGGCAACAACAAGGGTGAATATTGGTCGGAAGGATCGTCGAATTTTAAGAAGAACGCCGGCTCCGCGACCAGGCCACCTAACAAGGATTACGTAGTTCTGCCCAAGAGCCAAGCGGATGCCCTTGGTTTTCAGCCGAAGGGAACGCCTTTCAAGTCGACCATCGAGCCGCGGATGTCAGGTGGAAAGCAGATCGAATCGTCAGGCGCCGGGCGCGAGACTCATCCGATAACGGCGCGCACGACGCGTAAGCCGCCCGGCGCGGGTAGTTCGCCCGATCCATTGGAAATGCCAAATGCCGATCCATCTGCGCAGCACGCGTTCCCGCGAACCATCGGGGCTGATGTTGCTCAGGCGCACGGTTACAACGGGCTGCTCGACGCCGGAGAGCTGGGCGTCTTACGACCCGGCAATGTGAGCACTGGCGGTGTCGATTCAATCACCGCGACGGTCGAGGGGGGCAAGGCCAAGATCTATCTCAACGACTTCACGTCTCCTGGGACTTCAAAGCCGGCCAAGCCGACGCACGGCGATTGGGCGAAGACCCTCGACGCCGCAGCCAAGCAAGGACGGCTCAGTTTCGGCGATCCGGACATCGAGCAGGCAATTCAGCAGGCCGTCAAGGATGGTGAGGTCTACGTTCGTACGGTCGAAGTCAGCCTACCCGAAGTTGCTACACCCGGATCAGGTCCCAAAAACGGTATCGCAGCTCCATCGATCAAGCTAGGGGCACCAACCAAGGTCACGCGCCCATGA